The proteins below come from a single Leptidea sinapis chromosome 20, ilLepSina1.1, whole genome shotgun sequence genomic window:
- the LOC126970313 gene encoding prolactin-releasing peptide receptor-like, whose protein sequence is MNATINHTVLNETNLNETREIHKHQIHSYENIIDNEWIQAAFCIIYTIIFVLGLVGNIVVCFVVIRNKAMQTVTNLFITNLALSDILLCIFAVPFTPLYSFRGSWSWGSILCHMMPSAQGCSVYISTLTLMSIAIDRFFVIIYPFRPRMKVETCISVVIMIWTFSITVTMPYAIYMSYYDLDIGRFCEETWPSEKLRRIFGSVTSVLQFVLPFTVIAFCYTCVSFKLNDRAKAKAASKNSRKEEYDKNRKRRTNQMLIAMVTIFGLSWLPLNITNLYNDYYIYAIHSKYYFLIFFICHVIAMSSTCYNPFIYAWMNENFRKEFKQLIPCIDTSGQLRGNIPLQQLDGCQSEKTFNGNTATDSFIGSSSQRGTSFRHKRKPSAAADVEKSGVELNEELLTVDVKHCHISTSYNLRRESVKLRLINEESFDGAYQSQF, encoded by the coding sequence ATGAACGCAACTATAAACCACACTGTATTGAACGAGACGAATCTAAACGAGACTCGAGAGATACATAAACACCAGATTCACAGCTACGAGAATATCATTGATAACGAATGGATCCAGGCTGCGTTTTGCATCATTTATACCATTATATTCGTCCTGGGTCTCGTTGGCAATATCGTCGTTTGCTTCGTTGTTATCAGAAATAAAGCTATGCAGACAGTTACTAACTTATTCATAACAAACCTAGCGCTATCCGATATTTTGCTCTGTATATTTGCAGTGCCTTTCACCCCACTCTACTCCTTCCGTGGTTCCTGGAGTTGGGGTTCTATTCTATGTCACATGATGCCTTCAGCTCaaggttgtagcgtttacataTCCACTTTAACTCTTATGTCTATAGCTATTGATaggttttttgtgatcatataccCTTTTAGACCGCGCATGAAAGTTGAGACTTGCATATCTGTGGTTATTATGATATGGACATTCTCAATAACTGTTACTATGCCGTACGCTATCTACATGTCGTATTACGATTTAGATATTGGCAGGTTTTGTGAAGAGACGTGGCCTTCGGAGAAACTGAGGCGTATATTTGGCTCAGTGACATCTGTACTTCAATTCGTATTGCCATTCACAGTGATTGCTTTCTGTTACACGTGTGTCAGTTTCAAATTGAACGATCGTGCTAAAGCAAAAGCTGCGAGCAAAAACTCAAGGAAGGAAGAGTATGATAAAAATCGAAAGCGGCGCACAAATCAAATGTTGATAGCTATGGTGACGATATTCGGTCTTTCATGGTTGCCTTTGAATATTACTAACCTTTATAacgattattatatatacgCAATTCACTCgaagtattattttttgatatttttcatatgCCACGTAATAGCTATGTCGTCGACCTGTTACAATCCGTTTATATACGCATGGATGAACGAGAACTTTCGCAAGGAGTTTAAACAGCTGATACCTTGCATTGATACCTCTGGACAATTGAGGGGAAATATACCGTTGCAGCAATTAGACGGGTGTCAATCTGAGAAGACGTTTAATGGGAACACGGCGACTGACAGTTTTATAGGATCGAGCTCACAAAGAGGCACCTCGTTTCGACACAAAAGAAAACCGAGTGCGGCGGCAGACGTGGAAAAAAGCGGGGTTGAGTTGAACGAGGAGCTATTAACAGTTGACGTGAAACATTGCCACATATCGACGAGCTACAACTTGCGGAGGGAATCGGTTAAGCTGAGACTTATCAATGAGGAGTCGTTCGATGGGGCATATCAGAGTCAATTCTAA